In a genomic window of Scomber japonicus isolate fScoJap1 chromosome 17, fScoJap1.pri, whole genome shotgun sequence:
- the LOC128377239 gene encoding xaa-Arg dipeptidase-like codes for MSSGAEVLVELKQRAVCCIDEAKAKLHSLSKDIWSCPELAYEERKSHDRLVDFFRQEEGWKVDAHFKLDTAFRATWRAEGGGRGGDVVNVGFLCEYDALPGIGHACGHNLIAEVGAAAALGLKAVLENMCRLPVRVQVTVLGTPAEEDGGGKIDMLREGAFEGLDLVFMAHPSKEDATYLPCVAEHDVTIKYHGKTSHASAYPWEGINALDAAVLCYNNLSVLRQQMKPDWRVHGIIKHGGDKPNIIPAYTELEYYLRTPSRDELPVLKAKAEMCFRSAAMATGCEVEVQFARNQFDNMLRNAALEELYERNGKALGMSFTVDEDVLKNESGSTDFGNVTFAVPGIHPYFYIGSNALNHTEEYCHAAGDDRAQFYTLRTAKALVMTALDVLLCPELLQRVKQEFTEAKLKQDRKLTGAHTEQSANSC; via the exons ATGTCGAGCGGAGCAGAGGTGCTGGTGGAGCTGAAACAGAGAGCTGTGTGCTGTATAGATGAAGCCAAAGCAAAGCTGCACAGCCTCAGTAAGGACATATGGAGCTGTCCCGAGCTGGCTTATGAGGAGAGGAAGTCTCATGACAGACTGGTAGACTTCTTCAGGCaggaggaaggctggaaggTGGACGCTCACTTCAAACTTGACACTGCGTTTCGAGCCACTTGGAgagctgaaggaggaggaagaggaggagatgtggtCAACGTGGGTTTCCTGTGCGAGTACGACGCCCTGCCTGGTATTGGACACGCATGTGGACACAACCTGATAGCTGAGgttggagctgctgctgctctgggaCTCAAGGCTGTGCTGGAGAACATGTGCAGACTCCCTGTTAGGGTGCAG GTGACGGTGCTGGGGACCCCAGCTGAGGAAGATGGTGGAGGTAAAATTGACATGTTGAGGGAGGGAGCGTTTGAAGGCCTGGATTTGGTGTTCATGGCTCACCCATCAAAGGAAGATGCCACTTACTTGCCATGTGTGGCTGAGCATGA TGTAACTATAAAGTACCATGGTAAGACGTCTCACGCCTCAGCCTACCCCTGGGAGGGAATCAATGCGTTGGATGCAGCCGTGCTGTGCTACAACAACCTGTCTGTGCTCAGACAACAGATGAAGCCAGACTGGAGAGTTCATG GTATCATAAAGCACGGTGgagacaaaccaaacatcatCCCTGCCTACACTGAGCTGGAGTACTATCTGAGAACCCCCTCACGAGATGAACTTCCTGTCCTTAAGGCCAAAGCTGAGATGTGTTTCAGATCAGCTGCTATGGCAACTGGCTgtgag GTTGAAGTTCAGTTTGCAAGAAATCAGTTTGACAACATGCTTCGCAACGCTGCATTAGAGGAGCTGTACGAGAGGAATGGCAAAGCTCTGGGGATGAGCTTCACTGTAGATGAAGACGTTCTAAAGAATGAATCAG GCTCCACTGACTTTGGCAATGTAACGTTTGCTGTTCCTGGGATTCATCCATACTTCTACATCGGCTCTAATGCTCTGAACCACACTGAAGAATACTGCCATGCTGCTG gTGATGACAGAGCTCAGTTCTACACACTGCGGACAGCCAAGGCTCTGGTCATGACGGCTCTGGATGTGCTGCTGTGTCCAGAGCTGCTGCAGAGGGTGAAGCAGGAGTTCACTGAGGCCAAACTGAAGCAGGACAGGAAGCTGACCGGAGCGCACACGGAGCAGTCTGCTAACAGCTGTTAA